A genomic region of Mycobacterium senriense contains the following coding sequences:
- a CDS encoding thiolase C-terminal domain-containing protein, producing the protein MVCAVVGIGRTEYSRNSGRTTRGMAVAACRDAIADAGLTAADVDGICTFMANDSEQPIYVGWALGIDELAWANAMYGGGNLVADQIATAAAVIEAGMCKAVLVYRSLNGRSGYRFGHIEGPMRVQHHDQFDTASGFMVPPQWFAMWARRHQHEFGSTSEDLGQIAITQRSHAGPNEHALRREPLTMDDYLAARWINEPFRVLDCTSEVDGAVAVLIVGEDIARDTKQPPMWLVGSSNSQGGAGWSEWDDPTEMYSGTAGPKIWEKTGLSPSDMDLACMYDCFTYTVMATMEGFGFCEKGEVGKFFSTGRATYGGDVVVNPHGGLLSEGYIHGLNHHYEAALQLRHAAGVRQVDDAQLALVTAGGGPFGGANVYSREKP; encoded by the coding sequence ATGGTTTGTGCAGTTGTCGGGATCGGCCGTACCGAGTATTCCCGCAACTCCGGCCGCACGACCCGCGGCATGGCCGTGGCTGCCTGCCGCGACGCCATCGCCGATGCCGGACTCACGGCGGCCGATGTCGATGGTATCTGCACTTTCATGGCCAACGACTCCGAACAGCCGATCTACGTCGGCTGGGCGCTGGGCATCGACGAATTAGCTTGGGCCAACGCAATGTATGGTGGCGGCAATCTCGTGGCTGACCAAATCGCCACTGCTGCCGCGGTCATCGAGGCCGGTATGTGCAAGGCCGTGTTGGTGTATCGGTCGCTTAACGGACGCTCCGGCTATCGGTTCGGTCACATCGAGGGACCCATGCGGGTCCAGCACCACGACCAGTTCGACACGGCCTCCGGTTTCATGGTGCCGCCGCAGTGGTTCGCGATGTGGGCCCGTCGGCACCAGCACGAGTTCGGCTCAACCAGTGAGGATCTCGGTCAGATCGCGATCACTCAACGAAGCCACGCGGGCCCCAATGAGCATGCGCTGCGACGCGAACCGCTGACCATGGATGACTATCTGGCCGCCCGCTGGATCAACGAACCGTTCCGGGTACTGGATTGCACATCCGAGGTTGACGGTGCGGTGGCGGTGCTGATTGTCGGCGAGGACATCGCCCGCGATACCAAGCAGCCCCCGATGTGGCTGGTCGGATCGTCGAATTCGCAGGGCGGCGCCGGTTGGAGCGAGTGGGACGACCCAACCGAGATGTACTCCGGCACAGCGGGTCCCAAGATCTGGGAAAAGACAGGCCTGAGTCCGTCGGACATGGATCTGGCCTGCATGTACGACTGCTTCACTTACACGGTGATGGCCACCATGGAGGGCTTCGGCTTCTGCGAGAAAGGCGAAGTCGGCAAGTTCTTCTCGACCGGGCGCGCCACCTACGGCGGTGACGTGGTGGTGAACCCGCATGGAGGGCTGCTGTCCGAGGGCTACATTCACGGCCTCAACCATCATTACGAGGCTGCACTGCAACTCCGCCACGCTGCCGGCGTGCGTCAGGTCGACGATGCCCAGCTCGCGCTGGTCACTGCCGGTGGAGGGCCCTTCGGTGGCGCCAACGTCTACAGCAGGGAGAAGCCATGA
- a CDS encoding Zn-ribbon domain-containing OB-fold protein encodes MTSPALAAPIPVPDPDSAPYWEGLKNGSLMLCRCDDTGKWIHPPLERSRYTGGPVHFEEVSGDGTIFSFIVVRQALVPGRVPPYVVGLVELVEQPGLRINAVIDADPADVRIGQPVQMRIVDLGDTGYRIPEFVIK; translated from the coding sequence ATGACGAGTCCAGCGTTGGCGGCACCGATTCCGGTGCCTGACCCCGATTCGGCGCCCTACTGGGAGGGTCTGAAGAACGGTTCGTTGATGTTATGCCGCTGCGACGACACTGGGAAATGGATCCATCCGCCGTTGGAGCGCAGCCGGTACACCGGTGGCCCCGTGCACTTCGAGGAAGTCAGTGGGGACGGCACAATTTTCAGCTTCATCGTCGTGCGCCAGGCCCTCGTTCCCGGTCGGGTGCCCCCGTATGTCGTCGGGCTCGTCGAACTGGTGGAGCAGCCGGGCTTGCGGATCAACGCGGTCATCGACGCGGATCCAGCCGACGTGCGAATCGGGCAGCCGGTGCAGATGCGTATCGTCGACCTCGGTGACACCGGTTATCGCATACCGGAATTCGTGATCAAGTAG
- a CDS encoding PEP/pyruvate-binding domain-containing protein translates to MATHVLPLHRCSPELSHEVGGKATGLGALTKQGLSVPPGFVVTVSAYREAVAAAGVAPRIAESLATTGTDRDRSAATMTLFDQVTLPESLAVQVVEAYAQMGGGPVAVRSSAIAEDTAEASFAGQQDTYLWIEGAPALLEAVVRCWASLYTPRAIAYRRRFNVASVDVAMAVVVQRMVPAVAAGVTMTLEPVTGDRGQIFVASALGLGEGVVNGDVESDSAWVDKARMCVRKRKIARQTRAHRYENGAVRIVHLAPGEGDAPSIDDDTLLKVARLALQIEQNAGYAVDVEWAVDADGEVHLLQARPETVWNNR, encoded by the coding sequence ATGGCGACGCATGTTCTTCCGCTGCATCGGTGCAGTCCGGAGCTGAGTCACGAGGTCGGTGGCAAGGCTACCGGCCTCGGGGCGCTGACCAAGCAAGGTCTGTCGGTTCCGCCAGGGTTTGTCGTCACTGTGAGCGCCTACCGCGAGGCAGTTGCCGCCGCAGGAGTCGCGCCACGCATCGCGGAATCACTGGCGACAACGGGCACCGACCGGGACCGGTCGGCGGCAACCATGACGCTGTTCGACCAAGTCACCCTGCCGGAGAGCCTCGCTGTCCAAGTTGTGGAGGCTTACGCCCAGATGGGTGGCGGGCCGGTAGCGGTGCGGTCCAGCGCGATTGCCGAAGACACGGCCGAGGCGTCGTTTGCCGGTCAGCAAGATACCTATCTGTGGATCGAGGGTGCGCCCGCGCTGCTCGAGGCCGTTGTGCGTTGTTGGGCGAGTCTTTACACACCGCGGGCGATCGCGTATCGCCGGCGGTTCAACGTGGCTTCCGTTGACGTGGCGATGGCGGTCGTTGTTCAGCGAATGGTGCCGGCAGTCGCAGCGGGCGTGACGATGACGTTGGAGCCGGTGACGGGAGACCGTGGCCAGATCTTTGTCGCGTCGGCCCTAGGCCTGGGTGAAGGCGTGGTCAATGGCGACGTGGAATCCGATAGCGCCTGGGTCGACAAGGCCCGCATGTGCGTGCGCAAGCGAAAGATTGCGCGCCAGACTCGCGCTCATCGGTACGAAAACGGGGCGGTCAGAATTGTCCATCTCGCCCCCGGCGAGGGTGATGCACCCAGCATCGATGACGACACGCTGCTCAAGGTCGCACGCCTCGCCCTACAAATCGAGCAGAACGCCGGGTACGCCGTGGATGTTGAGTGGGCCGTGGACGCCGACGGCGAGGTTCACCTGCTGCAGGCCAGGCCGGAGACCGTCTGGAACAACCGATAG
- a CDS encoding phosphotransferase, whose amino-acid sequence MTSQALPVTLRSPEDLTPAVLTSLLRRHRPAVTVTDVRVQSTWQGTTSHIHLDVDYADDDTDLPSKLFVKTQLGTVHDLPAAVDESLSEGGGGTVLLDDETTFYRNLRDDLDVETMTTYFAEHLDGPSQFMVIGEDITMRGARVPDAVAGLPVEQVDELLATLSRVHAPFWANPRLDASGDLAWLQHPVTGGFAEFLRTNGFAIIRAFVDIPYKRELLNKTGADMDAMEAAFWTLQDRVAHEPITLLHGDPHPRNTYVLPDGRVGLLDWQLVRRGSWSHDVGYALIGALSPASRREHERELLDNYRGRLLDAGVSSVPDREQMWSAYRQSPAWGFCMWAITPDQMYSVEVVRAVLGRFAEAYADLGTGKLLS is encoded by the coding sequence ATGACCAGCCAAGCCTTACCCGTCACCCTGCGGTCTCCCGAGGACCTGACTCCGGCCGTCCTGACCTCGCTGCTGCGTCGCCACCGGCCCGCGGTGACGGTCACCGATGTGCGGGTCCAGAGCACCTGGCAAGGGACCACCTCACACATCCACCTCGACGTGGACTACGCCGACGACGACACCGACTTGCCATCAAAGCTTTTCGTCAAGACACAACTTGGTACGGTGCACGATCTTCCTGCCGCGGTCGACGAGTCGCTATCGGAGGGCGGCGGCGGGACGGTTCTGCTGGATGACGAGACGACGTTCTATCGCAATCTTCGCGACGACCTCGACGTCGAGACCATGACGACCTACTTCGCTGAACATCTCGACGGCCCGTCACAGTTCATGGTGATCGGCGAAGACATCACGATGCGCGGAGCGCGGGTGCCCGACGCGGTGGCCGGTCTGCCCGTCGAGCAGGTCGACGAGCTGTTGGCGACGTTGAGCCGCGTGCACGCCCCGTTCTGGGCGAATCCGAGGCTCGATGCGAGCGGCGACCTGGCGTGGCTGCAGCATCCCGTCACCGGCGGGTTCGCAGAATTCCTGCGCACCAACGGTTTCGCGATCATCCGCGCGTTCGTCGACATTCCCTATAAGCGGGAGCTTCTCAACAAAACCGGTGCCGACATGGACGCCATGGAGGCGGCGTTCTGGACCCTGCAGGACCGGGTGGCTCACGAACCGATCACGCTGCTGCATGGGGATCCGCACCCACGCAACACGTACGTTCTACCGGACGGCCGCGTGGGGCTCCTGGACTGGCAGTTGGTGCGACGGGGTTCGTGGTCCCATGACGTCGGCTACGCGTTGATCGGCGCGCTGTCGCCTGCTTCGCGTCGCGAGCACGAGCGTGAACTCCTCGACAATTACCGCGGGCGACTGCTCGACGCCGGCGTCTCGTCGGTGCCAGACCGCGAACAGATGTGGAGCGCCTATCGGCAGAGCCCGGCGTGGGGGTTCTGCATGTGGGCAATCACGCCCGACCAGATGTATTCGGTCGAGGTCGTGCGCGCTGTGCTCGGCCGCTTCGCCGAGGCCTATGCGGATCTCGGCACCGGCAAGTTGTTGAGCTGA
- a CDS encoding Zn-ribbon domain-containing OB-fold protein gives MTYQRPQLRLAPSPTAESRPFWTGGRNGELLISRCHNCGHFFHPPGPACWRCRSTHVAPEPVSGRATVAAYTVNRQNWIPGYEPPYIVAMVELAEEPDTRLISNVVDVSPDEIHVGMAVEVFFEDWTALSGEDDSRAWLPLFRPVKN, from the coding sequence ATGACCTATCAACGCCCCCAATTGCGCTTGGCACCTAGTCCAACCGCGGAGTCGCGGCCGTTCTGGACGGGCGGGCGTAACGGCGAGCTGCTGATCAGCCGGTGCCACAATTGCGGCCACTTCTTCCACCCGCCCGGGCCGGCCTGCTGGCGCTGCAGAAGCACCCACGTTGCGCCGGAACCCGTTTCGGGGCGAGCCACCGTGGCGGCGTATACGGTCAACCGCCAGAATTGGATTCCCGGTTACGAACCGCCTTACATTGTGGCGATGGTAGAGCTTGCCGAGGAGCCCGATACCCGACTGATTTCCAACGTGGTCGACGTCTCCCCGGACGAGATCCACGTTGGGATGGCCGTCGAGGTTTTCTTCGAAGACTGGACCGCGCTCTCGGGCGAGGACGACAGTCGCGCGTGGTTACCGCTGTTTCGCCCCGTCAAGAATTGA
- a CDS encoding acyl-CoA dehydrogenase family protein, which produces MTVERLLPTADARKLVRLAADVADKVLDPIVDEHEKNETYPDGVFATLGETGLLTLPHPEEWGGGGQPYEVYLQVLEELAARWAAVAVAVSVHVLSCHPLIAFGTDEQQQQWLPTMLGGNTIGAYSLSEPQAGSDAAALTCKATATDGGYRVNGAKAWITHGGIADFYSLFARTGEGGRGISCFLVDKGTDGLTFGKPEEKMGLHAIPTTTAHYDNAFISEQRRIGAEGQGLQIAFSALDSGRLGIAAVAVGLAQAALDEAASYAQQRTTFGRKIIDHQGLAFLLADMAAAVDSARATYLNAARRRDAGLPYSRNASVAKLIATDAAMKVTTDAVQVFGGYGYTRDYRVERYMREAKITQIFEGTNQIQRLVIGRSLVGS; this is translated from the coding sequence ATGACCGTCGAGCGCCTGCTGCCGACAGCCGACGCACGCAAGCTCGTGCGGCTGGCCGCCGACGTCGCTGACAAGGTGCTCGATCCGATCGTCGACGAGCACGAAAAGAACGAGACCTATCCCGACGGCGTCTTCGCGACGCTGGGTGAGACGGGGCTATTGACATTGCCGCACCCGGAAGAATGGGGTGGCGGCGGACAACCCTACGAGGTATACCTTCAGGTTCTCGAGGAACTGGCAGCTCGATGGGCCGCAGTCGCTGTGGCTGTCAGTGTCCATGTGCTGTCCTGCCATCCGTTGATTGCGTTCGGCACCGACGAGCAACAACAGCAGTGGCTGCCGACCATGCTCGGTGGTAACACCATCGGTGCCTACAGCTTGTCCGAGCCGCAAGCCGGTTCCGATGCAGCCGCTCTGACCTGCAAGGCCACCGCGACCGACGGCGGTTACCGCGTCAACGGCGCCAAGGCCTGGATCACCCACGGCGGCATAGCTGATTTTTACAGCCTATTCGCTCGCACAGGCGAAGGCGGACGGGGTATTTCGTGCTTCCTGGTCGATAAGGGCACCGACGGCCTCACGTTCGGCAAACCCGAGGAGAAGATGGGTCTGCACGCCATCCCGACGACTACGGCACACTACGACAATGCGTTCATCTCCGAGCAACGTCGGATCGGCGCCGAGGGCCAAGGCCTCCAGATCGCCTTCAGTGCACTGGATTCGGGCCGTCTGGGCATCGCCGCGGTAGCCGTCGGACTGGCGCAGGCCGCGCTCGACGAAGCGGCTTCTTACGCCCAGCAGCGAACCACGTTCGGCCGCAAGATCATCGATCACCAAGGTCTGGCGTTCCTCTTGGCCGACATGGCCGCCGCGGTCGACTCCGCTCGCGCCACGTATCTGAATGCTGCGCGGCGCCGAGACGCGGGACTGCCGTACTCCCGCAACGCCTCCGTGGCGAAACTGATCGCCACCGACGCCGCGATGAAGGTCACCACCGACGCCGTCCAAGTCTTCGGCGGCTACGGATACACCAGGGACTACCGTGTCGAGCGCTACATGCGCGAAGCCAAGATCACCCAGATCTTCGAGGGCACGAACCAGATTCAGCGGCTGGTCATCGGTCGATCGTTGGTCGGATCATGA
- a CDS encoding SDR family NAD(P)-dependent oxidoreductase, which translates to MRIMVTGGNSGVGKATAHAMAAAGHEVMIACRTPAKGYEAASSMPGDVEVRELDLADLTSVRKFADTVDYVDVLVNNAGVLGLPLTRTADGFEAHMGINHLGHFALTCLLGDRIRDRVVAVASTNYNTARMHFDDLNYHHRRYNPWSAYGESKLANLLFVRELVARGKTAYASDPGMTDTGITHNGSGVLQWAGRVLSPHIAQSPADGARSTIQAITTTLPNGTYIAPRGLMHQWGTPKPTKLRDKARDADSARRLWNISAELTGCEWQDGRP; encoded by the coding sequence GTGCGGATCATGGTCACAGGCGGGAATAGTGGCGTCGGGAAGGCGACCGCCCATGCGATGGCCGCCGCCGGCCATGAAGTGATGATCGCTTGCCGGACCCCGGCGAAGGGGTACGAGGCCGCTTCGTCGATGCCCGGCGACGTCGAAGTGCGGGAACTGGATCTGGCCGACCTCACCAGCGTGCGCAAGTTCGCCGACACCGTGGATTACGTCGACGTGCTGGTCAACAACGCCGGCGTGCTGGGTTTGCCACTGACCCGCACGGCCGACGGCTTCGAGGCTCACATGGGCATCAACCATCTCGGCCATTTTGCGCTCACCTGCCTGCTCGGCGACCGGATCCGCGATCGGGTCGTCGCGGTCGCAAGCACCAACTACAACACCGCCCGCATGCACTTCGACGACCTCAACTACCACCACCGCCGCTACAACCCGTGGTCGGCCTACGGGGAATCAAAGCTGGCGAATTTGTTATTCGTGCGCGAATTGGTCGCCCGAGGCAAGACCGCCTACGCCTCCGACCCCGGCATGACGGACACCGGAATCACCCACAACGGTTCGGGCGTACTGCAGTGGGCCGGTCGAGTGCTCTCGCCCCACATCGCTCAAAGCCCCGCCGACGGGGCGCGCTCGACCATTCAGGCGATCACCACGACCCTGCCGAACGGCACCTACATCGCGCCGCGCGGCCTGATGCACCAGTGGGGCACACCGAAGCCCACCAAACTCAGAGACAAGGCGCGCGACGCGGACAGCGCGCGACGGTTGTGGAACATCTCTGCCGAGCTGACCGGTTGCGAGTGGCAGGATGGCCGTCCATGA
- a CDS encoding class I adenylate-forming enzyme family protein: MTWLERICAVHERSERAAVIGEVGPVSGRELIGKAVAAADLLVDLDAQSGQPIPALLTTNSHALALLFGGAAVNRPLAPLGPRQTVAELAETVGRSGSPVLLAENAFAGTARQVAEAVGIRAMTIPFLPVSGCPLQPEPGPTAIYLHTAGTTGVPKRVPLTDPVLDARATLLRRLIGIGPDDRYATGSPLHHIGGLGNVLVALTAGAAVICTSRFSFDWWHSLKQLGATHCLLVPTMIEMLLGKGLLDAVPLKTLIYGASPITVDTLRRVLDVLPDVAIVSLYGQTEGSPITSLGPADHRLAAVKDPDILSTVGRPVDGLRLEIDQPDPAGIGEVFAAAAHLSAHSADGWLHTGDLGVVDADGYLRLCGRRHDMVVRGGENIYPLEVENVLSAHPGVAAVGVVGVPEMRLGETLAAFVVPTDLAHPPPPEELRSFARVKLAGFKIPQYWYSVAELPLNSAGKIVRPTLRASHLQRQHGVST; this comes from the coding sequence ATGACGTGGCTAGAGCGGATTTGCGCAGTCCACGAACGTAGTGAACGCGCGGCTGTCATAGGTGAGGTGGGCCCTGTCAGTGGTCGCGAACTGATCGGAAAGGCGGTCGCGGCCGCGGACCTGCTCGTCGACCTCGACGCGCAGTCAGGTCAGCCGATTCCTGCGTTGCTCACCACTAATTCGCACGCGCTGGCACTTCTGTTCGGCGGTGCCGCCGTCAACCGACCGCTCGCTCCGCTCGGACCGAGGCAGACCGTTGCGGAGTTGGCCGAAACGGTGGGTAGGAGCGGCTCGCCGGTCCTTCTCGCCGAAAACGCGTTCGCCGGGACGGCTCGGCAGGTTGCTGAAGCCGTTGGGATACGGGCGATGACGATACCTTTCTTGCCGGTGTCGGGGTGTCCGTTGCAGCCAGAACCAGGCCCCACGGCGATCTACTTGCACACCGCGGGAACTACCGGAGTCCCCAAGCGGGTACCGCTGACCGATCCAGTGCTCGACGCTCGCGCTACGCTTTTGCGTCGCCTGATCGGGATTGGCCCCGACGACCGCTATGCGACCGGCTCACCGCTACATCACATCGGGGGATTGGGCAACGTCCTGGTGGCCCTCACGGCCGGGGCGGCAGTAATCTGTACCAGCAGATTCTCTTTCGATTGGTGGCACAGCCTGAAGCAACTCGGTGCCACCCACTGCCTACTCGTTCCGACCATGATCGAGATGTTGCTCGGCAAGGGGCTTCTTGACGCGGTTCCGCTGAAGACATTGATCTACGGTGCCTCGCCGATCACCGTCGACACGTTGCGACGCGTTCTTGACGTGTTGCCCGACGTCGCGATCGTCAGCCTCTACGGCCAAACCGAGGGCAGTCCGATCACCAGCTTGGGCCCAGCGGACCACCGGTTGGCCGCGGTCAAGGATCCCGACATTCTGTCTACCGTCGGCCGGCCGGTGGACGGCCTTCGCCTGGAGATCGACCAGCCGGACCCGGCAGGAATCGGCGAAGTGTTCGCCGCTGCGGCGCATCTTTCCGCCCATTCCGCCGATGGATGGTTGCACACCGGGGATTTGGGTGTGGTGGATGCTGACGGTTATCTCCGTCTTTGCGGTCGTCGACACGACATGGTGGTTCGTGGTGGGGAGAACATTTATCCGCTCGAAGTCGAGAATGTGCTCAGCGCCCATCCCGGGGTTGCGGCGGTCGGCGTTGTGGGCGTGCCAGAGATGCGACTCGGAGAAACCCTGGCCGCGTTCGTAGTTCCGACGGACTTGGCTCACCCGCCACCGCCCGAAGAGCTAAGGTCTTTCGCCCGTGTCAAGCTCGCCGGCTTCAAAATTCCGCAGTATTGGTATTCGGTCGCCGAGCTGCCGTTGAACAGTGCCGGCAAGATTGTTCGCCCCACACTTCGGGCGTCACATCTGCAGCGTCAGCACGGTGTGTCAACTTGA
- a CDS encoding DUF732 domain-containing protein, translated as MKSWKSPVALTVGTVVVGGLLLTSSPRASAAPAPEVEYVYDVVVRRHYGFPNTDALSYGHGICDKVGRGEDYGHVMGDVKSDVTPNDEFAANYLVSYAVNLLCPELIWQLRNSAAGYQPPGGAAAPGTYY; from the coding sequence ATGAAGAGTTGGAAATCGCCGGTCGCCTTGACCGTCGGCACAGTTGTCGTCGGCGGCCTCCTGTTGACGTCATCACCGCGGGCATCTGCCGCTCCGGCGCCCGAGGTCGAGTACGTCTACGACGTGGTGGTGCGGCGGCATTACGGATTCCCTAACACTGACGCGCTCAGCTACGGCCACGGAATTTGCGACAAGGTCGGCCGTGGCGAGGACTATGGACACGTCATGGGCGACGTCAAGAGTGACGTCACCCCCAACGACGAGTTCGCGGCTAATTACCTGGTTTCGTATGCGGTCAATTTGCTTTGCCCTGAGCTGATATGGCAACTGCGGAACTCAGCCGCTGGCTACCAACCGCCAGGCGGAGCGGCCGCGCCCGGTACCTATTACTGA
- a CDS encoding MmpS family transport accessory protein, which produces MLKRFWIPLLLVVVVAVGAYAITRIRESTGHHGPNLAEGSGITANFNPKHIRYEITGTGGTANLNYLDENGQPHLIENTPLPWSFTIVTTLPSMSANILAQGDRNTHDLRCQVTVDGKVRDDRASADTIKPFIYCLVKSV; this is translated from the coding sequence GTGTTGAAGCGGTTCTGGATCCCGCTGCTGCTTGTGGTCGTCGTGGCAGTTGGCGCGTATGCGATTACCCGCATTCGCGAGTCCACGGGCCATCACGGCCCGAATTTGGCGGAGGGCTCCGGAATTACCGCGAACTTCAATCCGAAGCACATCAGATACGAGATCACCGGGACGGGCGGGACTGCGAACCTCAACTACCTCGACGAGAACGGCCAACCCCATCTCATCGAAAACACCCCGCTGCCTTGGTCGTTCACGATCGTGACGACGCTGCCGTCGATGTCGGCCAACATCCTGGCCCAGGGCGATCGCAACACCCACGACCTTCGGTGTCAAGTGACCGTCGACGGCAAGGTGCGCGACGACCGGGCGAGCGCCGACACCATCAAACCGTTCATCTACTGCTTGGTGAAATCCGTATGA